Proteins co-encoded in one Blastocatellia bacterium genomic window:
- the pip gene encoding prolyl aminopeptidase, giving the protein MNMELFPPIEPYNEFYLKVSELHTIHVEECGNPQGKPVVFLHGGPGGGIDPIYRQYFNPEKWRIVLFDQRGCGKSTPFAELQENTTWDLVSDIEQIRMRLNIDRWVVFGGSWGSTLALAYAETHPERVKGLILRGIFLLRRKELLWFYQEGANWIFPDAWEHYLKPIPPEERGDLMQAFYKRLTSDDPEVRLEAAKAWSIWEGSTSKLFPDPALIEKFGSDEFSLAFARIECHYFVHGGFLQTDDQLLRHVDRIRHIPGVIVQGRYDVVCPMTSAWDLHRAWPEAELHIIPDAGHSMTEPGIRAKLVEYTEKFSEL; this is encoded by the coding sequence ATCAACATGGAACTCTTTCCGCCGATTGAACCCTATAACGAATTCTACCTGAAGGTGTCCGAGTTGCATACCATTCATGTTGAGGAATGCGGCAATCCGCAGGGCAAGCCGGTCGTCTTTTTGCATGGCGGGCCGGGCGGGGGCATTGATCCAATCTATCGCCAGTATTTCAATCCGGAGAAGTGGCGCATTGTGCTCTTTGATCAGCGTGGTTGCGGCAAGAGCACGCCATTTGCCGAACTGCAAGAGAATACGACGTGGGACCTTGTCTCGGACATTGAGCAAATTCGTATGCGCTTGAACATTGATCGTTGGGTCGTGTTCGGCGGCAGTTGGGGCAGTACGTTGGCGTTGGCCTATGCAGAGACGCATCCGGAGCGGGTCAAGGGGCTGATCCTGAGAGGCATTTTCTTGCTGCGTCGGAAAGAGCTGCTCTGGTTTTATCAAGAGGGAGCGAATTGGATTTTCCCCGACGCATGGGAGCATTATCTGAAACCGATTCCGCCGGAGGAGCGCGGCGACCTGATGCAGGCCTTTTACAAGCGTCTCACCAGTGATGATCCCGAGGTGCGATTGGAAGCCGCCAAGGCCTGGAGCATCTGGGAAGGCAGCACGAGCAAATTATTTCCCGACCCGGCGCTCATTGAGAAGTTTGGCAGCGACGAATTTTCTTTGGCGTTTGCGCGAATCGAGTGTCACTATTTTGTTCACGGTGGCTTTTTGCAGACAGACGATCAGTTGCTCCGGCATGTGGATCGCATCCGGCACATTCCCGGCGTCATCGTGCAAGGTCGCTATGATGTGGTATGTCCGATGACTTCAGCCTGGGACCTTCATCGGGCGTGGCCGGAAGCTGAGCTTCATATCATTCCGGATGCCGGCCATTCGATGACCGAGCCGGGCATTCGAGCCAAGTTGGTTGAGTACACCGAAAAATTCAGTGAGCTATAG